A window from Shimia isoporae encodes these proteins:
- a CDS encoding TadE/TadG family type IV pilus assembly protein, with the protein MITRMTSLFRQFRRREEGHVSTEFAIMVPILLVTLVSAVELGVMTLRYSMLERSLDIVVRDIRLNTGYNPDHDDMITRICDEATMIPDCNNNLKLEMVALDPRAWDGIPQNTICTDQSLEAQPVTTFTHGIQNELMVLRACAKVAPLFPTTGLGANFATDDAGDFALVVTNAFVQEPR; encoded by the coding sequence ATGATTACGCGTATGACTTCCCTGTTCCGCCAATTCCGTCGGCGCGAAGAAGGTCACGTTTCGACCGAATTCGCGATCATGGTGCCGATCCTGTTGGTCACTCTGGTTTCCGCAGTCGAACTGGGTGTGATGACCCTGCGCTATTCGATGCTCGAGCGTTCGCTGGACATCGTGGTGCGCGACATCCGCCTGAACACCGGCTACAACCCGGACCACGATGACATGATCACCCGCATCTGCGACGAAGCGACCATGATCCCGGATTGCAACAACAACCTGAAACTGGAAATGGTTGCTTTGGATCCGCGCGCCTGGGACGGCATCCCGCAGAACACGATCTGTACCGACCAGTCGCTGGAAGCACAGCCGGTAACCACCTTCACGCATGGTATTCAGAACGAACTGATGGTTCTGCGCGCCTGCGCCAAAGTGGCCCCGCTGTTCCCGACCACAGGTCTGGGCGCCAACTTTGCAACCGATGATGCGGGCGACTTTGCTCTCGTTGTCACCAACGCATTTGTTCAGGAACCGAGGTAA
- a CDS encoding aldo/keto reductase: protein MKTIPLGQSGIIVPEFCLGTMTFGTQTNESEAHKQIEMSIEAGVNFLDAAEMYPVNPITAETQGRTEEIIGNWIEKTGRRDEIIVATKHSGAGLKHIRDGAPITGDRVAEVVEGNLRRLKTDVIDLYQLHWPNRGSYMFRQNWTFDPSKQDKGATLANMVEVLEALQAQVEKGNIRAFGLSNESAWGTAQWLRVADEVGGPRVASIQNEYSLLCRMFDTDLAELSVNEDVTLLAFSPLATGLLTGKYQNGAEPQGSRKAINGNLGGRVSPRAFDAVDAYLAVANKHGLDPVHMAMAFTVQRPFSCSSIFGATTVAQLEHILAGRDLRLSDEVLTDINEAHRAHPMPY, encoded by the coding sequence ATGAAAACCATTCCACTGGGGCAAAGCGGCATTATAGTGCCGGAGTTTTGTCTCGGCACAATGACCTTTGGCACACAGACCAACGAGTCCGAAGCCCACAAGCAGATCGAAATGAGCATCGAGGCCGGTGTGAACTTTTTGGATGCAGCCGAGATGTATCCGGTAAATCCAATCACAGCGGAAACGCAGGGTCGGACCGAAGAAATCATAGGCAACTGGATTGAGAAAACCGGGCGGCGCGACGAAATAATTGTGGCGACAAAGCATTCCGGTGCGGGGCTAAAGCACATACGCGATGGCGCACCCATTACGGGAGATCGTGTTGCGGAAGTCGTCGAAGGCAATCTGCGACGCTTGAAGACAGATGTGATTGACCTCTATCAGCTGCACTGGCCCAACCGTGGCAGCTACATGTTCCGCCAAAACTGGACTTTTGACCCATCCAAGCAGGACAAGGGCGCGACTTTGGCGAATATGGTCGAGGTGCTCGAGGCGCTTCAGGCTCAAGTGGAAAAGGGTAATATCCGAGCTTTTGGCCTGAGCAATGAAAGTGCATGGGGTACGGCGCAATGGCTGCGTGTGGCGGATGAGGTCGGTGGGCCGCGTGTGGCATCGATCCAGAATGAATACTCTTTGTTGTGCCGAATGTTCGACACAGATCTGGCGGAGCTGAGCGTGAATGAGGATGTGACGCTTTTGGCCTTTTCGCCCTTGGCAACTGGTCTTTTGACTGGGAAGTACCAGAACGGGGCAGAGCCTCAAGGCTCACGCAAAGCCATCAACGGCAATCTGGGCGGCAGGGTGTCGCCGCGTGCTTTTGATGCGGTTGATGCCTATCTGGCCGTTGCGAACAAACACGGTCTTGATCCGGTACATATGGCGATGGCCTTTACTGTGCAGCGACCGTTTTCCTGCAGTTCGATTTTTGGCGCGACAACGGTCGCGCAGCTGGAGCATATCCTTGCCGGACGCGATCTGCGGCTGAGCGACGAAGTGCTGACGGATATCAACGAAGCGCATCGGGCGCATCCGATGCCTTACTGA
- a CDS encoding luciferase family protein, with translation MRTSLNLPARSGPAPKTLGQLPHSQLTQHGPDEIIDKLHAWCFALPNINNEASGISVPGSRALILQDGVPGNHASFMIGREFAHIHPKPDNGSMHLVLPAEVVPEIKSAGWGEDHYLVSQGQWPTGLVMIFSPRDEDELTVVKQIVARSYEFATGKQILD, from the coding sequence ATGCGCACTTCCCTCAACCTTCCAGCACGCTCTGGGCCAGCGCCGAAGACGCTTGGACAACTTCCTCATTCTCAGCTGACCCAACACGGGCCGGACGAGATCATCGACAAGCTGCACGCGTGGTGCTTTGCGCTGCCAAACATCAACAACGAGGCCAGCGGCATTTCGGTTCCCGGATCGCGTGCCCTGATTTTGCAGGATGGAGTGCCGGGCAATCATGCTTCTTTCATGATCGGACGAGAGTTTGCCCACATCCATCCGAAGCCCGACAACGGCAGCATGCACCTTGTCTTACCTGCCGAGGTTGTGCCTGAGATCAAGAGCGCGGGATGGGGCGAAGACCACTATCTGGTGTCACAGGGGCAGTGGCCAACTGGGCTGGTGATGATTTTCTCACCGCGTGATGAAGACGAATTGACGGTTGTGAAACAGATCGTCGCTCGATCTTACGAGTTTGCGACCGGTAAACAAATTTTAGATTGA
- a CDS encoding ImuA family protein: MSTHLLGRRSERPRPALSPAPEVSLTLCRLHEACGSARYTFALWLARHTQGPVFWIAPDWGTAPLNPDGMQRFVHPGRFTFLAPRRPEELLWCMEEVLRAGIVPLVIADIPGLPGLTPVRRLHLAAETGASETGQKPLGLILTPGDGGAQGIESRWHMTPQHMHEGGAWRLTRLRARNAPPASWQVTGLPEKPHLRSEVPESALA; the protein is encoded by the coding sequence ATGTCGACTCATTTGCTAGGCCGCCGCTCCGAACGCCCACGCCCCGCGCTTTCACCCGCGCCCGAGGTGTCCTTGACCCTATGCCGCCTGCACGAAGCCTGTGGTAGCGCGCGTTACACCTTTGCCCTCTGGCTGGCGCGCCATACTCAGGGGCCTGTATTCTGGATCGCGCCGGATTGGGGCACCGCCCCACTCAACCCCGATGGTATGCAGCGCTTCGTACATCCAGGCCGTTTCACATTCCTCGCCCCGCGCCGCCCCGAGGAGCTCTTATGGTGCATGGAAGAAGTGCTGCGCGCCGGCATCGTGCCTCTGGTGATCGCCGATATCCCCGGCCTGCCCGGCCTCACCCCTGTACGCCGCCTGCACCTGGCAGCGGAGACCGGTGCCAGCGAAACAGGGCAGAAACCTCTCGGGCTGATCCTCACTCCCGGTGACGGCGGCGCACAGGGCATCGAAAGCCGCTGGCACATGACCCCGCAACACATGCACGAGGGTGGTGCCTGGCGGCTCACCCGCCTGCGCGCCCGCAACGCCCCTCCTGCAAGCTGGCAGGTCACCGGACTGCCTGAGAAACCCCACCTGCGTTCGGAAGTCCCGGAATCCGCGCTGGCCTGA
- a CDS encoding serine hydrolase domain-containing protein: MFRPITRRTLLAMTAASCVAFSGAGAFAAEAAMTPAQADVKLTEIVNGWGNADKALAGLAAIRIKNGEIAYEYHSGSIDGLSRDGVVAGDENALYRVASISKMVFAIGVMDLVESGQLDLDADVSEYLGFPLRNPNFPDTAITARMLLSHTSSIRDGSVYSIPIPHTLEAFFTEGGAYYEKGAHFATAEDTHGLKPGEYFKYTNLNFGVLATIAERITGERFDHFMRDRVLMPLNIDASYNPRTLSDEAFSNLVPLYRPVDGAWVAQVDDYQGERPDDVLRVENPDGDDTQGAAEIPLSDYVIGTNGTIFSPQGGLRISARDLARIGQFFINGGELDGVRLLKPETVDAMIAPVWTFDGNNGHTYWGLMQEYGLSVQNLLGKATDEGSDITWEGYTGGLSGHAGEAYGLLSGLYFDVETGDGYVYILQGTPNLDDNYGSYSSFFNWEEGVLTTLNGL, translated from the coding sequence ATGTTCCGCCCCATCACCCGTCGCACTCTCCTCGCCATGACAGCTGCATCCTGCGTCGCGTTTTCCGGCGCTGGTGCTTTCGCCGCCGAAGCCGCAATGACACCGGCACAAGCCGACGTGAAGCTAACTGAAATCGTTAATGGGTGGGGCAATGCAGACAAGGCGCTTGCAGGCCTCGCTGCGATCCGGATCAAGAACGGCGAAATCGCCTATGAATACCATTCCGGCTCTATAGACGGCCTGTCCCGCGACGGCGTCGTCGCCGGAGACGAGAACGCGCTCTACCGCGTCGCATCCATCTCCAAAATGGTCTTCGCAATTGGCGTGATGGATCTTGTCGAATCCGGCCAACTGGATCTCGACGCAGATGTATCCGAGTACCTCGGTTTCCCGCTCCGCAATCCAAATTTTCCCGACACAGCGATCACGGCACGCATGTTGTTGTCACATACTTCTTCCATTCGCGACGGCTCGGTCTATTCGATCCCGATCCCGCACACGCTTGAGGCCTTCTTCACCGAGGGTGGGGCCTACTATGAGAAAGGCGCCCATTTCGCCACCGCCGAGGACACTCATGGTCTGAAGCCAGGCGAATACTTCAAGTACACAAACCTCAATTTCGGTGTTCTCGCCACCATTGCCGAACGCATCACAGGCGAGCGCTTTGACCATTTCATGCGGGACCGCGTGTTGATGCCGCTAAACATCGACGCTTCCTACAACCCGCGCACCCTTTCAGACGAAGCCTTCTCCAATCTGGTTCCGCTGTACCGTCCGGTGGATGGCGCGTGGGTCGCACAGGTGGACGACTATCAGGGCGAACGGCCGGACGATGTTTTGCGTGTGGAAAATCCGGACGGCGATGACACGCAAGGCGCTGCTGAAATTCCCTTGTCAGACTATGTGATCGGAACCAACGGCACGATCTTCTCTCCGCAAGGTGGCCTGCGCATCTCTGCCCGCGACCTCGCCCGCATAGGCCAGTTCTTCATCAACGGCGGCGAACTGGACGGCGTGCGCCTGCTGAAACCGGAAACCGTAGACGCCATGATCGCACCGGTCTGGACCTTTGACGGCAATAACGGCCACACCTACTGGGGCCTGATGCAGGAATACGGCCTCTCGGTGCAGAACCTGCTGGGCAAAGCCACCGACGAAGGCTCCGACATCACGTGGGAAGGCTACACCGGCGGCCTCTCCGGCCACGCCGGCGAAGCTTACGGCCTTTTGTCCGGCCTCTACTTCGATGTCGAGACCGGCGACGGCTACGTCTACATCCTGCAAGGCACGCCCAATCTGGACGACAACTACGGGTCCTACTCCTCGTTCTTCAACTGGGAAGAAGGCGTCCTGACAACACTCAACGGCCTGTAA
- a CDS encoding Glu/Leu/Phe/Val family dehydrogenase, with translation MSAIKEPSFRESVDLMFNRAVALMDLPPGLEEKIRVCNATYTVRFGVRLRGEIKTFTGYRSVHSEHMEPVKGGIRFATSVNQDEVEALAALMTYKCALVEAPFGGSKGGLCIDPREYEEHEMERVTRRFAYELAKRDLIHPSQNVPAPDMGTGEREMAWIADQYARMNTTDINSRACVTGKPLNAGGISGRVEATGRGVQFALREFFRDPRDVEKAGLSGSLDGKKVIVQGLGNVGYHAAKFLSGEDGAVVIGIIERDGALVNPAGLDVDAVQQWLFANGGVKGFPDATYVEDGSKVLEEPCDILVPAALEGVINLSNAANVKAPLIIEAANGPITAGADEILRNMGTVIIPDMYANAGGVTVSYFEWVKNLSHIRFGRMQRRQEESRHQLVVDELEKISAAMGDQYSLTDSFKQKYLRGAGELELVRSGLDDTMRIAYQSMRDVWHERADVEDLRTAAYLVSIDKVAASYRAKGL, from the coding sequence ATGAGCGCAATCAAAGAGCCCAGTTTCCGTGAATCTGTTGATCTGATGTTCAACCGCGCTGTGGCGCTGATGGACCTGCCGCCCGGACTTGAGGAGAAGATCCGAGTCTGCAACGCGACCTATACGGTGCGCTTTGGTGTGCGACTGCGGGGGGAGATCAAAACTTTCACCGGTTATCGGTCTGTGCATTCGGAGCATATGGAGCCGGTTAAGGGCGGCATCCGGTTTGCGACTTCGGTCAATCAGGACGAGGTCGAGGCTCTTGCGGCTTTGATGACCTACAAATGTGCGCTAGTCGAAGCGCCGTTTGGTGGTTCCAAAGGCGGATTGTGCATCGATCCGCGCGAATATGAAGAACACGAAATGGAGCGCGTGACACGGCGGTTTGCCTATGAGCTGGCCAAGCGTGACCTGATCCATCCTTCGCAGAACGTACCTGCTCCCGACATGGGGACCGGCGAGCGCGAGATGGCATGGATCGCCGACCAATACGCACGGATGAATACGACCGATATCAATTCGCGCGCATGTGTAACGGGAAAGCCTCTCAATGCTGGCGGTATCTCGGGGCGTGTCGAAGCCACAGGGCGTGGCGTGCAATTTGCACTGCGCGAGTTCTTCCGTGACCCGCGTGATGTCGAGAAGGCCGGGCTTTCCGGTTCGCTGGACGGCAAGAAGGTGATTGTGCAAGGCCTTGGCAACGTGGGGTATCACGCAGCCAAGTTCCTGAGCGGTGAAGACGGAGCGGTCGTCATCGGCATCATCGAAAGGGATGGAGCCTTGGTCAATCCCGCAGGCCTGGACGTCGATGCGGTGCAGCAGTGGTTGTTCGCCAATGGCGGAGTAAAAGGCTTTCCGGATGCCACCTATGTCGAGGATGGTTCGAAGGTTCTAGAGGAGCCGTGCGACATTCTCGTGCCGGCAGCGCTGGAAGGCGTGATCAACCTGTCGAATGCGGCGAACGTGAAGGCGCCTTTGATTATCGAGGCGGCAAACGGGCCGATCACTGCCGGTGCGGATGAAATCCTGCGGAACATGGGCACAGTGATCATTCCGGACATGTATGCCAACGCAGGCGGTGTGACGGTATCCTATTTTGAGTGGGTCAAGAACCTCAGCCACATACGCTTTGGACGGATGCAACGGCGTCAGGAAGAAAGCCGTCACCAACTGGTGGTGGACGAGCTGGAAAAAATCAGTGCTGCGATGGGAGACCAATATAGTCTGACCGACAGCTTCAAGCAGAAGTACTTGCGTGGTGCAGGCGAGTTGGAACTCGTGAGGTCGGGTCTCGACGACACCATGCGCATTGCCTATCAATCGATGCGAGACGTCTGGCATGAACGCGCGGACGTAGAGGATCTGCGGACCGCGGCCTATCTGGTGTCGATTGACAAGGTGGCGGCCAGCTACAGGGCGAAAGGGCTTTGA
- a CDS encoding TadE/TadG family type IV pilus assembly protein gives MKQFEAPRPADAPHSVLARLRNTSRVFARDEDGAIVGFGIFLFLMILMVGGIGVDVMHSEMKRTRLQHTLDRAILAAADMDQTRDAQEVVEDYFDKSNMSGYLTDVQHDSGLNFRTVSATANWTHQTNFMKMVGVDTLAVPAAGTAEERIGNLEISMVLDVSGSMGNNNRLTNLKTAAQEFVQTMDDNTEDGTLSISIVPYAAQVSLPDGVFDHMNVQGENQFANCLNFTNSDYDEPGISPTASYDRTMHFSWSSSSNSDRDNRDNNPKTKLNDGYIDCNTSSSREVAILQSDTEALKTFIRNMYADGNTSIDVGMKWGAALVDPTFRPVIEQLVDQNEETDNGMVSKVFADRPYDYGTNDSLKVVVVMSDGQNTRQHNIVDGYREGDSPVWYNEQEDFYSIYLGLDEEDKDTDGITNEPMYFWPSENLYVDHAYGEGTYESTEYVETDECLSWKWSRRNGWRCKNYAKIAQTVTVDEPGHAEVVTYPDLWAYTPPGYIAEHIYKPLVGGDAAWDEWYYNAIDEVSYGAKDTRTKQVCDVIKEQGAIVFAIGFEAPDSARVVLKDCASADSHYFDVEGLEIKDAFAAIATSIRQLRLTQ, from the coding sequence ATGAAACAGTTCGAGGCCCCACGGCCCGCGGACGCCCCCCACTCTGTTCTGGCAAGACTCCGGAACACGTCCCGTGTGTTTGCACGGGATGAGGATGGTGCGATCGTAGGGTTCGGCATTTTCCTTTTCCTGATGATCCTGATGGTCGGCGGTATTGGCGTCGATGTCATGCACTCCGAGATGAAGCGCACACGTCTACAGCATACGCTGGACCGTGCCATTCTTGCGGCTGCAGACATGGACCAAACGCGTGACGCTCAAGAAGTTGTCGAGGACTATTTCGACAAATCCAACATGAGCGGCTACCTGACGGACGTGCAGCACGACAGCGGTCTGAACTTCCGCACCGTGTCCGCAACTGCCAACTGGACGCACCAGACCAACTTCATGAAAATGGTCGGCGTTGACACTCTGGCAGTGCCCGCCGCCGGTACCGCGGAAGAGCGCATCGGCAATCTGGAAATCTCGATGGTTCTCGACGTTTCGGGTTCGATGGGCAACAACAACCGCCTGACCAACCTGAAAACCGCGGCCCAGGAATTCGTGCAGACGATGGACGACAATACCGAGGACGGCACCCTGTCGATCTCGATTGTTCCCTACGCGGCACAGGTTTCCCTGCCCGACGGTGTTTTTGACCATATGAACGTGCAAGGTGAAAACCAGTTTGCGAACTGCTTGAATTTCACCAATTCGGATTATGACGAGCCGGGAATCTCGCCGACGGCTTCTTATGACCGCACAATGCACTTCTCTTGGTCGAGCTCTTCGAACTCCGACAGAGACAACCGTGACAACAACCCGAAGACCAAGTTGAACGATGGCTATATCGACTGTAACACGTCGTCCAGCCGCGAAGTGGCTATCCTTCAGAGCGACACCGAAGCACTGAAAACCTTCATCCGAAACATGTATGCCGACGGCAACACATCCATCGATGTAGGTATGAAGTGGGGCGCGGCTCTGGTTGATCCGACCTTCCGTCCGGTGATCGAGCAACTCGTTGACCAGAACGAAGAGACCGACAACGGCATGGTCAGCAAAGTCTTCGCAGACCGCCCCTATGACTATGGCACCAACGACTCGCTCAAGGTTGTGGTTGTGATGTCAGACGGTCAGAACACCCGTCAGCACAACATTGTTGATGGCTACCGCGAAGGCGACAGCCCCGTCTGGTACAACGAGCAGGAAGATTTCTACTCGATCTATCTTGGCCTTGACGAAGAGGACAAAGACACAGACGGCATCACCAACGAACCGATGTACTTCTGGCCTTCCGAGAACCTTTACGTCGATCACGCCTACGGCGAAGGTACTTACGAAAGCACCGAATACGTCGAAACCGACGAGTGTTTGTCGTGGAAATGGTCCCGTCGCAACGGCTGGCGCTGTAAGAACTACGCCAAGATCGCGCAGACTGTGACTGTGGATGAACCCGGCCACGCAGAAGTGGTGACCTATCCCGACCTTTGGGCATACACACCGCCCGGCTACATCGCCGAGCACATCTACAAGCCTTTGGTTGGCGGCGACGCAGCATGGGACGAGTGGTACTACAACGCCATTGACGAAGTCAGCTATGGCGCCAAGGACACCCGCACCAAACAGGTCTGTGACGTCATCAAGGAGCAAGGCGCTATCGTCTTCGCCATCGGCTTCGAGGCCCCTGACTCCGCCCGCGTCGTGCTGAAAGACTGCGCAAGTGCAGACAGCCACTATTTCGACGTGGAAGGTCTGGAAATCAAGGATGCGTTCGCGGCAATTGCAACGTCCATCCGCCAGCTGAGGTTGACACAATGA
- a CDS encoding TadE/TadG family type IV pilus assembly protein, with product MALHKISSFAKSFREDTRGTVAVEAVIMLPALFWAFMAMSVFFDMYRAQSTSEKAAFTISDTLSRETAAVDLNYLDSMHALYDEMSSLDEVGELRVSVIAYNPDTQQYFLDWSHSTGDVDNGLTDVDLADLEDRLPILVAGERLILVETFGDYNAPVNVGLGEVNMDTFVFTRPRFGPQLAWTNT from the coding sequence ATGGCTTTGCACAAGATTTCTTCTTTCGCAAAATCGTTCCGCGAAGATACACGCGGCACGGTGGCGGTCGAGGCAGTGATCATGCTGCCAGCACTGTTCTGGGCTTTCATGGCAATGTCGGTTTTCTTCGACATGTACCGGGCACAGTCGACTTCGGAAAAAGCGGCTTTCACGATTTCCGACACTCTGTCGCGTGAAACCGCTGCGGTCGACCTGAACTATCTGGACAGCATGCATGCTCTATATGACGAAATGTCCTCGTTGGACGAGGTTGGCGAGTTGCGTGTGTCCGTGATTGCCTACAATCCCGACACCCAACAGTATTTCCTGGACTGGTCCCACTCGACCGGCGACGTCGACAACGGTTTGACCGACGTGGACCTGGCCGACCTTGAGGACCGCTTGCCGATCCTTGTGGCGGGCGAACGTCTGATACTGGTGGAAACCTTCGGCGACTATAACGCGCCGGTCAATGTCGGGCTCGGCGAGGTCAATATGGACACCTTCGTGTTCACCCGTCCTCGTTTTGGCCCTCAATTGGCCTGGACCAACACCTAG
- a CDS encoding LysR family transcriptional regulator, with amino-acid sequence MKAQKSRVNQNLEWADMPYLLSVCEAGSLAGAARMLGVNHSTVYRRIEAVEKRLGVRLFERLARGYVMTPAGERFYEFGIQLCAGMDEIERELGGQDLRLEGPLTVTTTDSLLHCLSGLFAQFQQMHPDIELRLMSDVQSLDLIQRNADIAIRPTKAPPDHWVGRDLTKLSFATYAHGDYWRAVQDKEPEAYHWVLLGDDLNQSPMSKLTLRCKHRRAKSTVLNTMMSVFEMVSAGFGIAAMPCYLGEKHKHLIRIHDPDDSANWHLWLLAHPDVRRSARVNAFYDFAAKNVGDQVLGTP; translated from the coding sequence ATGAAAGCACAGAAGTCTAGAGTGAACCAAAATCTTGAGTGGGCCGACATGCCTTACCTCTTGTCCGTCTGTGAGGCTGGTAGCCTTGCGGGTGCAGCGAGAATGCTTGGCGTGAACCATTCGACGGTTTACCGACGCATCGAGGCGGTTGAGAAACGCCTTGGCGTTCGCCTTTTTGAACGCCTTGCGCGGGGATACGTGATGACTCCGGCAGGGGAACGGTTCTATGAATTTGGCATTCAGTTGTGCGCTGGTATGGACGAGATTGAGCGTGAACTGGGCGGACAGGATTTGCGCTTGGAAGGCCCACTGACTGTCACAACAACGGACTCGCTTCTGCATTGTCTTTCGGGTCTCTTTGCGCAATTCCAACAAATGCACCCAGATATCGAACTGCGGTTGATGTCAGATGTCCAGTCGCTCGACCTCATTCAGCGGAACGCGGATATTGCGATCAGACCGACAAAGGCGCCCCCCGACCATTGGGTTGGACGCGACCTGACAAAACTGTCGTTTGCAACCTATGCCCATGGGGACTACTGGCGGGCCGTCCAAGATAAAGAACCCGAGGCCTATCATTGGGTGCTGCTCGGCGACGATTTGAACCAATCCCCGATGAGCAAACTCACCCTTCGATGCAAACACCGACGAGCCAAGTCCACAGTGCTCAATACGATGATGAGTGTGTTTGAAATGGTGAGCGCTGGCTTCGGCATTGCTGCGATGCCTTGTTATCTCGGGGAGAAACACAAGCACCTCATACGCATCCATGACCCCGACGACAGCGCCAATTGGCACTTATGGCTCTTGGCGCATCCAGACGTTCGGCGCAGTGCACGGGTAAATGCGTTTTATGACTTCGCGGCGAAAAATGTCGGCGACCAAGTGTTGGGGACGCCATAG
- the speB gene encoding agmatinase, translating to MSAHGYESGRLNLPFVGISTFGKKPYVENWSTLDADVAVLGAPFDFGTQWRSGARFGPRAVREASTLFSFGHAGAYDHEDDATYLPASVRIVDMGDADIVHTDTTKSHANIEAGVRAALAAGAMPVTIGGDHSINIPAINAFEGQGDIHILQIDAHLDFVDERHGVRFGHGNPMRRAAEKDYVTGLTQVGIRNVSSTAKEGYSDARNMGSDILSVRQARALGPEGVIDRVPEGARVYVTIDIDAFCPSIAPGTGTPSHGGFLYYDVLEMLQALAKRNEVVGMDLVEVAPDYDQTGSTAILAAQVLMNFLGFIFHARGYR from the coding sequence ATGAGTGCACACGGCTATGAAAGCGGGCGACTGAACCTGCCATTCGTCGGGATTTCGACATTTGGCAAAAAACCCTATGTCGAGAATTGGTCGACGCTGGATGCAGACGTCGCGGTGCTCGGTGCGCCGTTTGATTTTGGCACGCAATGGCGCAGTGGAGCACGGTTTGGGCCACGTGCTGTGCGGGAAGCAAGCACACTGTTCAGCTTTGGCCATGCCGGGGCTTACGATCACGAGGACGACGCCACCTATTTGCCGGCATCTGTTCGGATCGTCGACATGGGCGATGCGGACATCGTGCATACAGACACGACAAAAAGTCATGCAAACATAGAGGCTGGCGTGCGGGCGGCGCTGGCGGCGGGCGCAATGCCGGTCACGATTGGCGGGGATCATTCGATAAACATTCCGGCAATCAATGCCTTTGAAGGGCAAGGGGATATTCATATCCTCCAGATCGATGCGCACCTGGATTTTGTCGACGAGCGCCATGGGGTGCGGTTTGGGCACGGCAACCCGATGCGGCGCGCAGCCGAGAAGGACTATGTAACCGGTCTGACGCAGGTGGGTATTCGCAATGTGAGTTCGACGGCCAAGGAAGGGTATTCGGACGCGCGTAACATGGGCAGCGATATTCTCAGTGTGCGGCAGGCGCGGGCATTGGGCCCTGAAGGTGTAATCGATCGGGTTCCTGAAGGCGCACGGGTTTACGTGACGATTGATATTGACGCGTTCTGTCCCTCAATTGCGCCTGGCACAGGTACGCCCAGCCATGGCGGGTTTCTGTACTACGACGTTCTGGAGATGTTGCAGGCATTGGCGAAACGCAACGAGGTCGTCGGCATGGATCTTGTCGAGGTTGCGCCGGACTACGATCAAACAGGATCCACCGCCATACTCGCAGCGCAGGTGCTGATGAACTTTCTCGGGTTCATTTTTCACGCACGGGGTTATCGCTGA